A single Phragmites australis chromosome 4, lpPhrAust1.1, whole genome shotgun sequence DNA region contains:
- the LOC133915531 gene encoding uncharacterized protein LOC133915531: MASQPQEDKSDRPGGGGGGGGGGAWTEQERRPSKAWGILIFGLIGATTATFAITQVRRSMDWFYTQLNKMQTTSSWRNTSNSSSRGSFSEETKKRYYQRMQQEYEEEQERVQRIRHMQSVFNRERNKFRRSYESWRENGPPGGYNYIPRDDWYWQADTSHSDHKNRQTYTPTGHRVYPMSRHYAVLGLDRSRATPYTDAEVKTAFRTKAMEVHPDQNQDDREAAEEKFKEVVKSYEAIKLERKNGAI; the protein is encoded by the exons ATGGCCTCGCAGCCGCAGGAGGATAAATCAGACCgcccaggcggcggcggcggcggcggcggcggcggcgcgtggACGGAACAGGAGCGACGTCCGTCCAAGGCATGGGGGATCCTCATCTTCGGCCTCATCggcgccaccaccgccaccttcGCG ATTACTCAAGTTCGCAGAAGTATGGATTGGTTCTACACTCAG TTGAATAAGatgcagacgacatcatcttgGAGGAATACAAGTAACAGTTCAAGTCGTGGAAGTTTCAGTGAGGAAACTAAGAAAAGATATTATCAGCGTATGCAGCAAGAATATGAGGAGGAACAAGAGAGAGTT CAAAGGATAAGGCACATGCAAAGTGTTTTCAACAGAGAGAGGAATAAATTTAGGAGAAGTTATGAAAGTTGGAGGGAGAATGGCCCTCCTGGTGGCTACAATTACATCCCTCGGGATGACTGGTATTGGCAGGCTGATACGTCCCACTCGGATCATAAAAATAGACAGACATATACTCCGACAGGACATAGGGTTTATCCTATGTCACGCCATTATGCAGTCCTTGGTCTTGACAG GTCACGAGCAACACCATATACAGATGCAGAAGTAAAG ACTGCTTTTAGAACAAAAGCAATGGAGGTCCATCCTGATCAAAATCAAGATGACAGAG AGGCTGCAGAAGAGAAGTTCAAGGAAGTTGTCAAATCTTACGAAGCAATAAAACTGGAGAGAAAAAATGGGGCCATTTGA